One window of Methanothermobacter thermautotrophicus genomic DNA carries:
- a CDS encoding ABC transporter permease, whose amino-acid sequence MKLKALTLKEARDIFSNRIYMLLVLVQVIIVLGAYGLAIVSSVAADPQLMERWGGSGFLKVGVVDGNRLLTEGLEREGLSVREFSDIESARENLGSGVAAIVYLSGGEVRIEADTSSVFYTIMSERLQGAASWYISQKRFRESGLPSRTIQALEEPVKLSVVPVNREAYRPLALESSYFVEIMYGFILPFVVFLPFFLGSNMVTDSVVGEKERKTFEVLLMVPLSETMIILGKILPSLAFSFIQSLLWLGLLVLLGVPVYNMPLLALLLLITGLAFIGVGLFISILADSTKEANSAITVALFFATFILFVPLFMDMGALTPLIRFIPSLIIVKISSGPHLNPGIIHDMVPSAVFSVLIFLAAVVSFRREGVIRL is encoded by the coding sequence ATGAAACTGAAGGCCCTGACACTTAAGGAGGCCCGTGATATATTCTCCAACAGGATCTACATGCTTCTAGTCCTTGTTCAGGTTATAATAGTACTGGGGGCCTATGGACTCGCCATTGTGAGCTCGGTTGCTGCCGATCCCCAGCTGATGGAGAGGTGGGGTGGTTCAGGGTTTTTGAAGGTGGGGGTGGTTGATGGTAACAGGCTCCTCACTGAGGGCCTTGAAAGGGAGGGTCTCAGTGTAAGGGAATTCAGTGACATTGAGAGCGCCAGGGAGAACCTTGGATCAGGGGTTGCGGCCATCGTCTACCTGAGTGGAGGGGAGGTGAGGATAGAGGCCGACACCTCCAGTGTGTTCTACACCATCATGAGTGAAAGGCTTCAGGGCGCAGCTTCATGGTATATCAGTCAGAAAAGGTTCAGGGAGTCTGGACTCCCATCCAGGACAATCCAGGCCCTTGAGGAGCCCGTGAAGCTCAGTGTTGTCCCCGTGAACAGGGAGGCCTACAGGCCCCTTGCCCTTGAGAGCTCCTACTTCGTGGAGATAATGTACGGCTTCATCCTCCCCTTCGTTGTCTTCCTGCCCTTCTTCCTGGGGAGCAACATGGTAACTGACAGTGTCGTGGGGGAGAAGGAGCGGAAGACCTTCGAGGTGCTGCTCATGGTACCCCTATCCGAGACCATGATAATCCTCGGTAAGATCCTCCCGTCACTGGCATTCTCATTTATCCAGAGCCTCCTCTGGCTTGGGCTCCTGGTTCTCCTGGGGGTCCCAGTGTATAACATGCCATTACTGGCCCTTCTCCTCCTCATCACAGGCCTTGCATTCATCGGTGTGGGACTATTTATATCAATCCTTGCAGACAGCACAAAGGAGGCCAACTCAGCAATTACCGTCGCCCTGTTCTTTGCAACCTTTATCCTCTTTGTGCCACTATTTATGGATATGGGTGCCCTTACCCCCTTAATAAGGTTCATACCCAGTCTCATAATTGTTAAAATCTCATCAGGGCCCCATCTGAACCCCGGGATTATCCATGATATGGTTCCATCTGCAGTCTTCTCGGTGCTCATCTTCCTGGCAGCTGTTGTCTCCTTCAGAAGGGAAGGTGTTATAAGACTCTGA
- the glp gene encoding gephyrin-like molybdotransferase Glp yields the protein MFLSELLPVRDAFRILDENQRFTGPERVDLLDAYHRVLAEDLVSRFDSPPFDRSAMDGYAVRAEDTFGSSPGTPSTLRVRDSIGAGEVSKVQVGPGEAVRIATGAPIPLGADAVVMEEYTIQDGSEIMVVRPVAPSENVAPAGEDVRCGTAVLSEGTLLRPQEIAMAASAGHSKVKVFRRPSVRVIVTGNELVDPSDDLEPGKIPNSNLYTLNALVESAGGSADPVHLPDDIDIVGKEIESAAAEYDVIVTTGGTAISRGDVVVDAVDGLGEVLFHGVALRPGKPVAFGVVSETPVFMLSGYPVAAMVQFDVFARYYLLRMQHLDYRHRTVKRRCTAKVASGPGRTEYLRARADDEKVEPVQSRGSGIIRSMVDSNAYIVIDENLEGISAGEECEVLLFDSMVI from the coding sequence ATGTTCCTATCAGAACTCTTACCGGTAAGGGATGCATTCAGGATTCTTGATGAGAACCAGAGGTTCACGGGACCCGAAAGAGTGGATCTTCTCGATGCCTACCACAGGGTCCTTGCAGAGGACCTGGTGTCAAGGTTTGACTCGCCACCCTTTGACAGGTCCGCCATGGACGGCTATGCTGTGAGGGCTGAGGACACCTTCGGTTCATCTCCAGGTACCCCATCCACCTTAAGGGTCAGGGACTCAATAGGCGCCGGCGAGGTTTCAAAGGTCCAGGTTGGTCCCGGTGAGGCTGTAAGGATCGCTACAGGAGCCCCGATCCCTTTGGGTGCTGATGCTGTTGTAATGGAGGAGTACACCATTCAGGATGGATCAGAGATCATGGTTGTGAGGCCTGTGGCTCCTTCTGAGAATGTGGCACCGGCAGGCGAGGATGTGAGGTGTGGGACTGCAGTACTGAGTGAGGGAACCCTTCTAAGGCCACAGGAAATCGCAATGGCAGCATCAGCAGGTCACAGTAAGGTTAAGGTTTTCAGAAGGCCGTCAGTCAGGGTTATAGTCACAGGGAATGAGCTGGTGGATCCATCCGATGACCTTGAGCCCGGTAAGATACCCAATTCCAACCTTTACACATTAAATGCACTGGTTGAAAGTGCAGGGGGGTCTGCAGACCCTGTGCACCTTCCGGATGATATCGACATCGTCGGGAAGGAGATAGAATCCGCTGCTGCTGAATATGATGTTATAGTAACAACAGGGGGAACAGCCATAAGCCGCGGGGATGTGGTTGTGGATGCTGTAGATGGCCTGGGTGAGGTTTTATTCCATGGGGTGGCCCTGAGACCAGGTAAACCGGTTGCATTTGGTGTGGTCTCTGAAACACCGGTATTCATGCTCTCAGGTTACCCTGTTGCAGCCATGGTACAGTTCGATGTATTTGCAAGGTACTACCTTCTGAGGATGCAGCACCTTGATTACAGGCATAGGACAGTTAAAAGGAGGTGCACGGCCAAGGTTGCCTCTGGGCCTGGAAGGACAGAATACCTGAGGGCGAGGGCGGATGATGAGAAGGTTGAACCTGTGCAGAGCAGAGGATCAGGTATAATAAGATCAATGGTGGATTCAAACGCATACATAGTCATAGATGAGAACCTTGAGGGTATATCAGCTGGAGAGGAGTGTGAAGTGCTCCTGTTTGATTCAATGGTAATATGA
- a CDS encoding DUF169 domain-containing protein, with protein MISEATGKMMSILDLSYSPVGVKFTDEIPENAVILRKHRYCQALMKARKGEVVVLPGHEITCPAAARALGFSELPEKLKSGRGLVGFGIVDKPDTGARMFQDMPKLEWDGQSILLYPLDRQDEEPDVVVVEDRPEKLMWIALAYLNLRGGERIQSSTAVLQAVCVDATLIPYLTSELNISLGCYGCRDATDIEAEDAVIGFPGDILLEIVEKLEYLNERAIPRSRAKNALKNLRGD; from the coding sequence ATGATCAGTGAAGCAACAGGAAAAATGATGTCTATCCTGGATCTCAGTTACTCCCCGGTGGGTGTGAAATTCACCGATGAGATACCGGAAAATGCGGTTATACTGAGAAAACACAGGTACTGCCAGGCCCTCATGAAGGCACGGAAGGGTGAAGTGGTTGTTCTCCCGGGCCATGAAATAACATGCCCCGCTGCTGCACGGGCCCTTGGTTTCAGTGAACTCCCTGAGAAACTGAAAAGCGGGAGGGGCCTTGTGGGATTTGGAATTGTTGATAAACCGGATACCGGGGCAAGAATGTTTCAGGACATGCCCAAACTTGAATGGGACGGGCAGAGCATACTCCTTTACCCCCTTGACAGGCAAGATGAAGAACCGGATGTTGTGGTTGTGGAGGACCGGCCAGAGAAACTCATGTGGATAGCCCTGGCATACCTCAACCTCAGGGGAGGGGAGAGAATACAGAGCTCAACGGCGGTTCTCCAGGCTGTCTGTGTGGATGCCACACTCATCCCATATCTGACATCAGAGCTCAACATCAGCCTGGGATGCTACGGATGCAGGGATGCCACAGATATCGAAGCAGAGGATGCGGTGATTGGATTTCCAGGTGATATACTCCTGGAAATCGTTGAGAAACTTGAATATCTGAATGAAAGGGCCATACCCCGTTCAAGGGCAAAGAATGCCCTTAAAAATTTGAGAGGTGATTGA
- a CDS encoding site-2 protease family protein: MRRTRRLRGFIDDIAAGHPRLWRWILNAGIPVAFFFMFYMLYMLIMSLQNIFVTPQASLIVPGVDIPGSPVYVPLGYGIIGLATVIVVHEFAHGILARVEGVRIKSIGLLLLAILPGAFVEPDEDDIKKIRPISKLRIYAAGSVANLILAGICFTLFFGISTYAMPAAFQPDGVQIDSVVPGSPASKVLTQGLVIESINGMPTNNLTTYSAALKTIRVGEVINITTDQGTFHLKTGRNPNNSSRAYMGIRTSNHLRVRDSVASVFGDSVPFALTYLEELFFWIFFLNFAVGTVNLLPAKPLDGGLMFEELLRYRLPERVVKPAVSYVSIFVILIIAVSIIWGTGRGLLMMF, encoded by the coding sequence ATGAGGAGGACCAGGAGGCTCAGGGGATTCATAGATGACATTGCAGCAGGACATCCACGACTATGGCGATGGATCCTGAATGCAGGGATACCCGTGGCCTTCTTCTTCATGTTCTACATGCTCTACATGCTTATAATGTCTCTCCAGAACATCTTTGTGACTCCACAGGCGTCACTAATAGTGCCGGGTGTTGACATACCCGGGTCACCGGTCTACGTGCCCCTAGGTTATGGTATAATTGGACTTGCAACGGTCATCGTGGTCCATGAGTTTGCCCATGGTATACTTGCAAGGGTGGAGGGTGTCCGCATAAAATCCATAGGCCTACTTCTCCTCGCAATACTTCCAGGCGCATTCGTTGAACCTGACGAGGACGACATCAAAAAGATCAGGCCCATCTCTAAGCTGAGGATATATGCTGCCGGATCTGTGGCAAATCTTATACTTGCAGGTATATGCTTTACCCTCTTCTTCGGGATTTCAACATATGCCATGCCAGCGGCATTCCAGCCAGACGGTGTCCAGATAGACAGTGTTGTACCTGGAAGCCCGGCGAGCAAGGTCCTGACCCAAGGGCTTGTGATTGAGAGCATCAATGGCATGCCAACAAATAACCTGACAACCTACAGCGCGGCACTCAAAACGATAAGAGTTGGAGAGGTTATCAACATAACCACGGATCAGGGGACATTTCACCTGAAGACCGGGAGGAATCCCAACAACTCAAGCAGGGCCTACATGGGTATCAGGACCAGCAACCACCTCAGGGTGAGGGACTCTGTTGCTTCAGTATTCGGGGACAGTGTCCCCTTTGCCCTTACATATCTTGAGGAGCTCTTCTTCTGGATATTCTTCCTCAACTTTGCGGTTGGTACGGTGAACCTCCTTCCTGCGAAGCCCCTGGACGGGGGCCTCATGTTCGAGGAGCTCCTGAGGTACAGGTTACCTGAAAGGGTCGTGAAGCCTGCTGTTAGCTACGTATCCATATTTGTTATACTCATCATAGCGGTGAGTATAATCTGGGGAACCGGGCGGGGACTTCTTATGATGTTCTGA
- a CDS encoding ferredoxin family protein, producing the protein MAWFAGYPREKIEWYPTIDPEKCVKCGMCMNCGQKVYKWTKEGPVVAQPYKCVVGCTTCATLCQGNAITFPDKNKLRELYKKEGIWAKVKRELIKEGKLEPEE; encoded by the coding sequence ATGGCATGGTTTGCTGGATACCCACGTGAGAAGATAGAATGGTACCCAACCATTGATCCTGAAAAATGCGTTAAATGCGGTATGTGCATGAACTGTGGACAAAAGGTATACAAGTGGACAAAGGAGGGTCCTGTGGTTGCACAGCCCTACAAATGCGTTGTGGGATGCACAACATGCGCAACCCTCTGTCAGGGAAATGCCATAACATTCCCGGACAAGAATAAACTGAGGGAACTCTACAAGAAAGAGGGCATATGGGCAAAGGTTAAAAGGGAACTCATCAAGGAGGGTAAACTGGAACCCGAGGAATGA
- a CDS encoding ABC transporter permease, protein MSLLKVAKWELRSTLRSRKFLFIFLFQIAVLILTLFMFSGFTNIVEKGESLTPSLSGFAELGVIDPSGLIKGQLNPDVLDIHEGWDAGSVLVVNSFTGIPLNATLYLDYSDPRRSVVRDEVEAAVERASSLISEEFVKSPAPAPEVREETHGEPLPVQLVTRVMVSILLFLPVFLFGNLVVDSIVGEKERKTGEALLAMPVRRSEIILGKCLSVITVLALQIGIWMVIILASGFHIVNPLGAYVTVVASSAPVVGLTALISVYAGNYREAGIGITLAYIISAAYLIAPALAYMAGSSGSVSPMTLTIKMISGQALGAADIIPPAISIMVLSIIFYGLAVRLFGRDDVVFGPRPGILRLMVKP, encoded by the coding sequence ATGAGTCTACTTAAGGTGGCGAAATGGGAACTGAGGAGCACCCTTAGAAGCCGGAAGTTCCTCTTCATATTCCTGTTCCAGATAGCTGTCCTGATTTTAACACTGTTCATGTTCAGTGGATTCACCAATATAGTTGAGAAGGGCGAAAGCCTCACACCATCCCTAAGTGGATTTGCAGAGCTCGGTGTCATTGATCCCTCCGGCCTGATCAAGGGACAGCTTAACCCTGACGTCCTTGATATTCATGAGGGATGGGATGCCGGATCCGTGCTCGTCGTTAACAGCTTCACAGGCATACCCCTCAATGCAACCCTCTACCTTGACTACTCGGATCCCAGGAGGAGCGTGGTGCGGGATGAAGTTGAAGCCGCTGTTGAACGGGCCTCCAGCCTGATATCAGAGGAGTTTGTGAAGTCCCCTGCTCCTGCCCCCGAGGTCAGGGAGGAGACCCATGGGGAGCCGCTCCCGGTTCAGCTTGTGACAAGGGTGATGGTTTCAATCCTCCTCTTCCTCCCGGTTTTCCTGTTCGGTAACCTTGTTGTGGACAGTATTGTGGGTGAGAAGGAGAGGAAGACCGGGGAGGCTCTTCTTGCCATGCCAGTGAGGCGTTCAGAGATCATCCTCGGTAAGTGCCTCTCGGTGATCACTGTACTTGCCCTCCAGATCGGTATATGGATGGTCATCATCCTGGCCTCAGGGTTCCATATTGTCAACCCCCTGGGCGCCTATGTCACAGTCGTTGCCTCCTCGGCTCCCGTTGTAGGGCTCACCGCCCTCATATCCGTCTATGCAGGGAACTACCGTGAGGCCGGTATAGGGATAACCTTAGCCTACATCATATCAGCTGCCTACCTCATTGCCCCTGCCCTGGCATACATGGCAGGTTCATCAGGTTCAGTTTCACCCATGACACTCACAATAAAGATGATATCAGGTCAGGCACTGGGGGCTGCCGACATCATTCCTCCAGCCATCTCAATCATGGTACTCAGCATAATATTCTACGGCCTTGCAGTCAGGCTCTTTGGGAGGGATGATGTGGTATTCGGTCCCAGACCAGGTATACTGAGGTTAATGGTGAAACCATGA
- a CDS encoding Hsp20/alpha crystallin family protein, with the protein MKLTYIPSAYITHTGKMYEIMVEVPGVKKGDIHLEMTEQGFCLNAEGERFKYSGCWSLAHRVKPETASAGFSDGLLRITVELAEDVKGLEIPVN; encoded by the coding sequence ATGAAACTCACATACATACCCTCAGCATACATCACCCACACCGGTAAGATGTATGAGATCATGGTTGAAGTTCCGGGTGTGAAGAAGGGTGATATTCACCTTGAAATGACAGAGCAGGGTTTCTGTCTAAATGCTGAAGGTGAAAGGTTTAAGTACAGTGGTTGCTGGTCACTTGCACACCGTGTGAAGCCAGAAACTGCTTCTGCAGGTTTCTCAGATGGTCTGCTAAGAATAACTGTTGAACTTGCAGAGGACGTTAAGGGCCTTGAGATCCCCGTGAACTGA
- a CDS encoding ABC transporter ATP-binding protein, translating to MIEVESVSKSFGRIRALDNLSFSVGEGELMGIIGHNGAGKTTAIRIIAGILHPDSGTVRVGDHDVTEDPLSVKSMIGYLPEEPNLYERFRAWDLLRYFGELYGVSRDVLDDRIAELLELVGMSERAMDPINTFSKGLRQRISIARALIHDPPLIIFDEPTMGLDPATAFSIREFIRDLKGSKTMILCTHYMEEAEYLCDRVAIINQGRILDIGTPDELKSKVRGDLVLEVKVRDISPVIEDDLMMIPGVRSVEIDGRTVTVSLENRRAISGVIMELGDNVSGVNTREATLNDVFIESLRESG from the coding sequence ATGATAGAGGTTGAATCTGTGAGTAAAAGTTTCGGGAGGATAAGGGCCCTTGATAACCTTAGCTTCAGTGTGGGTGAGGGTGAACTCATGGGTATCATCGGCCACAACGGGGCCGGTAAGACCACCGCAATACGTATAATAGCTGGTATACTCCATCCTGACTCCGGGACCGTCAGGGTGGGCGACCATGACGTTACAGAGGACCCCCTCAGTGTTAAGTCCATGATAGGTTACCTGCCAGAGGAGCCCAACCTCTATGAGCGCTTCAGGGCATGGGACCTCCTCAGGTACTTCGGTGAGCTATACGGTGTCTCCAGGGATGTGCTTGATGACAGGATAGCTGAGCTGCTTGAACTGGTTGGTATGAGCGAGAGGGCCATGGACCCCATCAACACCTTCTCCAAGGGCCTCCGGCAGAGGATAAGTATAGCCAGGGCCCTCATACATGACCCTCCCCTCATAATATTCGATGAACCAACCATGGGTCTTGATCCGGCAACTGCATTCTCAATAAGGGAGTTCATACGGGACCTTAAGGGATCAAAGACCATGATACTCTGCACCCACTACATGGAGGAGGCTGAGTACCTCTGTGACAGGGTTGCAATAATAAACCAGGGCAGGATACTGGACATTGGGACACCTGATGAACTCAAATCAAAGGTCCGGGGGGACCTTGTCCTTGAGGTGAAGGTCAGGGACATCTCCCCTGTAATTGAGGATGATCTTATGATGATCCCTGGTGTAAGATCCGTTGAAATTGATGGCAGAACAGTCACGGTATCCCTTGAAAACCGTAGGGCCATATCAGGTGTTATAATGGAACTCGGGGACAACGTTTCAGGGGTTAACACCAGGGAGGCCACACTCAACGATGTTTTTATAGAGAGCCTGAGGGAGTCAGGATGA
- a CDS encoding diacylglycerol/polyprenol kinase family protein → MRYRREFFRQLIHATGIVFVVLAGYLDTPSMIIISLGAAICGEIIFQLDRRFYIPFFSGILRGCRRDDTERGFIYYFIGMALTYSLFGSNLAVANASIIILTLGDSLSTIIGREYGKHPLPLKPDKSIEGSAAFLAAGFIGSLFFLEPVYAFTGALTGMLVEAYTPVEDNIVIPLATGVALMLYMGLHPL, encoded by the coding sequence TTGAGGTACCGGAGGGAATTCTTCAGGCAGCTGATACATGCAACCGGGATAGTCTTCGTGGTCCTCGCAGGATACCTGGACACCCCCTCCATGATAATCATCTCCCTTGGGGCAGCCATATGCGGGGAGATCATATTCCAGCTCGACAGGAGATTCTACATCCCATTCTTTTCCGGAATCCTGAGGGGCTGCAGAAGGGACGATACTGAGAGGGGCTTCATTTACTATTTCATTGGCATGGCCCTCACCTATTCCCTCTTTGGATCCAACCTGGCTGTGGCAAATGCATCCATCATCATACTAACACTCGGAGATTCACTGTCAACAATAATCGGCAGGGAGTACGGGAAACACCCCCTACCCCTTAAACCAGATAAGAGCATTGAGGGTTCAGCAGCATTCCTTGCAGCTGGATTCATTGGATCACTTTTCTTTCTTGAACCGGTCTATGCCTTCACAGGCGCCCTCACAGGCATGCTGGTGGAGGCCTACACGCCGGTGGAGGACAATATAGTCATCCCCCTGGCGACCGGGGTTGCTCTGATGCTTTACATGGGTTTACACCCCCTTTAG
- the purL gene encoding phosphoribosylformylglycinamidine synthase subunit PurL, producing MVLTDSEMEFIRKELGRDPNPLEYGMLDVMFSEHCSYKSSRPVLGLFPTEGEGVIIGPGDDAGVVEITDELALAIGIESHNHPSAIEPYGGAGTGIGGILRDIISMGAMPVALLDSLRFGYLEDQKSRYLFEHVVRGISDYGNRVGVPTVAGEVEFDENFQLNPLVNVMCAGLVPRDEIKRGIAPNPGDVFLLMGGRTGRDGIHGVTFASEELTSSSELEDRPAVQVGDPFTKKMVMEASFEIMDEIEVSGVKDLGGGGLTCCISELVAKCDNGARVKLEAIPLREEGMTPYEIMLSESQERMIFVMGPDDVEAAMDICRKYELPAAVIGEVTDTGRMIVESGGEVIADLPAKLLADPPVVEREARKPRLPEGQVEVKHPPLKDAVMKLLSSPNIASKRWVYRQYDHEVQIRTVVKPGDDAAVLRVDDKTGVALTVDCNSIHTKLDPYGGGAASVGEAIRNVVSMGAWPVCIVDCLNFGNPEKPEVFWQFRECVRGMADMAETFSTPVISGNVSFYNETEGVTVNPSPVVGVAGKLSLDSIKTMDFKDEGDEIVVIGETGPELGASEYLRTVHGIVDGKPPATDLKAEFEAARAVKKIIHEHGDKVTAVHDCSAGGIGVALAEMAIKCGIGARIDPMKIPGSFRNVHEALFSESNGRYILTLRGSAGDVLADLDVPWAVIGTTGGSTLEFGDVALDISELDDAYHGVIEAYMST from the coding sequence ATGGTTTTAACCGATTCTGAAATGGAATTTATAAGGAAGGAGCTTGGAAGGGACCCTAACCCCCTCGAGTACGGGATGCTGGATGTTATGTTCTCGGAGCACTGTTCCTACAAGAGCAGCCGGCCGGTCCTGGGCCTCTTCCCTACAGAGGGCGAAGGTGTCATAATCGGCCCCGGTGATGATGCAGGTGTTGTGGAAATAACGGATGAACTGGCACTGGCCATTGGAATTGAAAGTCACAACCACCCCTCTGCCATAGAACCCTATGGTGGCGCAGGTACAGGCATAGGCGGAATACTCAGGGACATAATATCAATGGGGGCAATGCCTGTTGCTCTCCTTGACTCACTCCGTTTCGGATACCTTGAGGACCAGAAGTCAAGGTACCTCTTTGAGCACGTTGTCAGGGGGATATCAGACTACGGAAACCGTGTGGGTGTACCAACAGTCGCAGGTGAGGTTGAATTCGATGAAAACTTCCAGCTGAACCCCCTCGTCAATGTGATGTGCGCTGGACTTGTACCTAGGGATGAGATAAAGCGTGGAATCGCCCCCAATCCCGGAGATGTCTTCCTCCTGATGGGTGGAAGGACAGGAAGGGACGGGATACATGGGGTCACCTTCGCATCTGAGGAGCTCACAAGTTCCTCTGAACTCGAGGACCGCCCCGCCGTCCAGGTTGGGGACCCCTTCACAAAGAAGATGGTCATGGAGGCAAGCTTCGAGATAATGGATGAGATAGAGGTCTCAGGGGTGAAGGACCTTGGAGGGGGAGGCCTTACCTGCTGCATCTCCGAACTGGTTGCCAAGTGTGACAACGGCGCAAGGGTTAAACTCGAAGCCATACCCCTGCGGGAGGAGGGGATGACCCCCTATGAGATCATGCTCTCAGAGTCACAGGAGCGCATGATCTTCGTGATGGGACCGGATGATGTTGAGGCTGCAATGGACATCTGCAGGAAATATGAGTTACCCGCAGCTGTTATAGGGGAGGTTACAGACACCGGGAGGATGATAGTCGAGAGTGGGGGCGAAGTTATAGCTGATCTACCAGCAAAGCTCCTGGCTGACCCTCCAGTTGTTGAGCGGGAGGCAAGGAAGCCCCGGCTACCCGAGGGGCAGGTGGAGGTTAAACACCCCCCACTTAAGGATGCGGTCATGAAGCTCCTATCATCACCTAACATTGCAAGCAAGCGCTGGGTTTACAGGCAGTACGACCACGAGGTTCAGATAAGGACCGTTGTAAAACCAGGGGACGATGCAGCAGTCCTGAGGGTTGATGACAAAACAGGGGTTGCACTCACCGTCGACTGCAACAGCATCCACACGAAGCTCGACCCCTATGGTGGAGGCGCGGCCTCGGTTGGGGAGGCCATAAGGAACGTTGTATCCATGGGCGCCTGGCCTGTCTGCATAGTTGATTGCCTCAACTTCGGCAACCCAGAGAAGCCCGAGGTCTTCTGGCAGTTCAGGGAGTGCGTGAGGGGCATGGCTGATATGGCAGAAACCTTCAGCACCCCCGTTATAAGTGGTAACGTGAGCTTCTACAATGAGACAGAGGGCGTCACCGTGAACCCATCCCCTGTGGTGGGCGTGGCTGGTAAGCTCTCCCTTGACAGCATAAAGACCATGGACTTCAAGGATGAGGGGGATGAGATAGTGGTCATCGGGGAAACAGGGCCGGAACTGGGTGCATCAGAGTACCTGAGGACAGTTCACGGCATCGTGGATGGAAAACCACCTGCAACAGATCTTAAGGCAGAGTTTGAAGCTGCAAGGGCAGTTAAGAAGATAATCCATGAGCACGGTGATAAGGTCACCGCGGTCCATGACTGTTCAGCTGGAGGAATAGGGGTGGCGCTGGCTGAGATGGCCATAAAGTGCGGCATCGGGGCCAGGATAGACCCCATGAAGATCCCGGGCAGCTTCAGGAATGTCCATGAGGCCCTCTTCTCAGAGTCCAACGGAAGATACATACTCACCCTCAGGGGATCAGCCGGGGACGTCCTGGCTGACCTGGATGTCCCATGGGCTGTTATCGGAACCACCGGCGGCAGCACCCTTGAATTCGGCGATGTGGCCCTGGACATCTCCGAACTTGATGATGCCTACCATGGCGTGATTGAGGCATACATGTCCACATAG